Proteins from one Streptomyces sp. NBC_00289 genomic window:
- a CDS encoding transposase has protein sequence MEGGDLGRGKRVRAACGGYVCFEDEAGFTRRPPKGRTWGRRGRTPQVTVSGRRSGRLSVAGLIAMRPGSRTRLCHRLRTHPAGKGKRRSIGERDFIALIDGVHHLVKAPIVLVWDRLNTHVSHAIRELIAEREWLTVFLLPAYSPDLNPVEWVWAHVKRSLANLAVVALDRLEVLVRNRLKRLQYRPDTLDGFIAGTGLTFDDPASP, from the coding sequence GTGGAAGGAGGCGACCTGGGCCGAGGTAAAAGAGTCCGGGCGGCGTGCGGGGGCTACGTCTGCTTCGAGGACGAGGCGGGCTTCACGCGACGACCGCCCAAAGGACGCACCTGGGGCCGGCGCGGCCGCACCCCGCAGGTCACGGTGAGCGGGCGACGCTCGGGCCGCCTGTCGGTGGCCGGACTCATCGCGATGCGGCCCGGCTCCCGCACCCGGCTGTGTCACCGCCTGCGCACCCATCCCGCGGGCAAAGGCAAACGCCGCAGCATAGGCGAACGGGACTTCATCGCGCTGATCGACGGAGTCCACCACCTCGTCAAGGCCCCGATCGTGCTGGTCTGGGACCGGCTGAACACCCACGTCTCCCACGCCATACGTGAGTTGATCGCCGAGCGTGAATGGCTGACGGTATTCCTGCTGCCCGCCTACTCGCCCGACCTCAACCCCGTCGAGTGGGTATGGGCACATGTCAAGCGCAGCCTGGCCAACCTCGCCGTGGTCGCCCTCGACCGGCTCGAAGTCCTCGTACGCAACCGGCTCAAACGCCTCCAGTACCGGCCCGACACTCTTGACGGCTTCATAGCAGGCACCGGCCTGACCTTCGACGACCCAGCGTCACCCTGA
- a CDS encoding transglycosylase SLT domain-containing protein, with protein MTARGKHRRTKTGLITRGMVTAGTGCIALAFPLVSATSAHAATPARALELISAAVVPNVQLITYKTVAGDTLRKVAQKFPSSGGWKKLYWANRAVIGDNPALIRAGLTLTVGTKTLEPAAIESVLETPAASTSTTYANELDGWIKQSLAIMAKAGIPGSYDGIYRNVMRESSGNPLAINNWDSNAAAGTPSKGLLQVIDPTFQVYHVAGTSMDPYDPVANITAACNYAADKYGSIDNVNGPY; from the coding sequence ATGACCGCACGAGGTAAGCATCGCCGCACGAAGACCGGCCTCATCACCCGGGGCATGGTCACCGCTGGCACGGGCTGCATCGCACTTGCCTTCCCGCTCGTGAGTGCGACCAGCGCCCACGCGGCGACCCCGGCGCGGGCTCTCGAACTCATCAGTGCCGCCGTAGTCCCCAACGTCCAGCTCATCACTTACAAGACGGTTGCGGGCGACACCCTGCGCAAAGTCGCGCAGAAATTCCCGTCGAGCGGAGGCTGGAAGAAGCTGTACTGGGCGAACCGTGCGGTCATTGGTGACAACCCCGCCCTCATCAGAGCGGGCTTGACATTGACCGTGGGAACCAAAACGCTGGAACCTGCGGCGATAGAGTCAGTTCTGGAAACACCTGCCGCTTCAACCTCCACTACCTACGCCAACGAGCTCGACGGTTGGATCAAGCAGTCCTTGGCCATCATGGCCAAGGCCGGTATTCCGGGCAGCTACGACGGCATCTACCGCAACGTGATGCGCGAGTCTTCCGGCAATCCGCTCGCCATCAACAATTGGGACTCCAACGCGGCCGCGGGCACCCCCTCTAAGGGCCTCCTCCAGGTAATCGACCCCACGTTCCAGGTTTACCACGTGGCCGGCACGTCGATGGACCCCTACGACCCAGTCGCCAACATCACGGCAGCCTGCAACTACGCTGCCGACAAGTACGGCTCGATCGACAACGTCAACGGCCCATACTGA
- a CDS encoding transposase: protein MSVRAVLEALAAAAPGWLATVVDVEPWSRRYAARVGSWRLPVTASKRADLAVAFGTDAVTLLEAVYRADVPGWLRELPAVQVLRTVLVQNYQVTDTPRGREVRRRAGDEDGLPPARVRLGSPYDTDARWAAKGEDLFWLGYKIHLSETCDDDDGDNRAPNLVTNVATTDATVPDASMTEPIHQTLAGRKLAPGEHYVDSGYPSAALVASSLKDFGTVLISPLLGDCSPQARAGAGYDRAAFAIDFEQQNAVCPQGRTSSSWSPCTQRGTDAVVIKFAKTTCQPCPARGRCTTSKAGYRQLTVLPRQLHELQHTARLAQATRDWQHEYRRRAGVEGTIRQAVAVTGTRRARYRGLARTHLEHVYSAVALNLIRLHAWWNGHPMDRTRTSHLARLELALAA, encoded by the coding sequence GTGAGTGTGCGGGCCGTGCTGGAGGCGCTTGCGGCCGCGGCACCGGGCTGGCTCGCCACGGTCGTGGACGTCGAACCATGGTCCAGGCGTTATGCGGCCCGGGTCGGTTCCTGGCGGCTGCCCGTCACCGCGTCCAAGCGCGCCGACCTGGCCGTCGCGTTCGGAACGGATGCGGTCACACTGCTGGAAGCGGTCTACCGCGCCGACGTGCCGGGATGGCTGCGCGAGCTGCCCGCGGTGCAGGTCTTGCGGACCGTACTGGTGCAGAACTACCAGGTCACCGACACCCCCAGAGGACGGGAGGTGCGGCGGCGGGCGGGGGACGAGGACGGTCTCCCGCCGGCCAGAGTCCGTCTCGGCTCTCCGTACGACACCGACGCCCGCTGGGCGGCCAAGGGCGAGGACTTGTTCTGGCTGGGATACAAGATCCACCTGTCCGAGACCTGTGACGACGATGATGGCGACAACCGCGCCCCGAACCTGGTCACGAACGTGGCCACGACCGATGCCACCGTGCCGGACGCGTCGATGACCGAGCCGATCCACCAGACCCTGGCCGGCCGGAAACTGGCTCCGGGCGAGCACTACGTCGACTCCGGCTATCCCTCCGCGGCGCTTGTCGCCTCCTCGCTCAAGGACTTCGGCACCGTGCTGATCAGCCCGCTGTTGGGCGACTGCTCGCCCCAGGCCAGAGCCGGTGCCGGCTACGACCGGGCCGCGTTCGCCATCGACTTCGAACAGCAGAACGCCGTCTGCCCGCAGGGCCGCACCAGCTCGTCCTGGAGCCCCTGCACCCAGCGCGGCACCGACGCCGTGGTCATCAAGTTCGCCAAGACCACCTGCCAGCCGTGCCCGGCCCGGGGCCGGTGCACCACCTCGAAGGCCGGATACCGGCAGCTCACCGTCCTGCCCCGCCAACTCCACGAGCTCCAGCACACCGCCCGCCTCGCCCAGGCCACCCGTGACTGGCAGCACGAATACCGACGACGAGCAGGCGTCGAGGGCACCATCCGCCAGGCCGTCGCGGTCACCGGCACCCGCCGTGCCCGCTACCGCGGCCTGGCCCGGACGCACCTCGAGCACGTCTACTCGGCCGTCGCTCTCAACCTCATCCGACTCCACGCCTGGTGGAACGGCCACCCCATGGACCGGACCAGGACCAGCCACCTCGCCCGCCTCGAACTCGCCCTCGCGGCTTGA
- the ltrA gene encoding group II intron reverse transcriptase/maturase: protein MNTSDLPLGSFRAERRVLEIQTKLHRWANDDPHRRFDDLYNLVCDPAFLAMAWERVAGNKGARSAGVDGMTVTFVRERIGEAQFLAELREQLKSRSFRPVPVRERMIPKPGSRKRRRLGIPTVADRVVQAALKLVLEPIFEADFAPCSYGFRPNRRAHDAMAETRFLASKTYEWVLEGDIKACFDEISHSALIDRVRVRIGDKRVLALVKAFLKAGILTEVGTSRETVTGTPQGGILSPLLANVALSVLDEHFTKIEGGPQTSPKRRFTRRQKGLANYRLIRYADDFVILVSGTRAHAEALLPEVAEVLSTVGLRLSEEKTLITHIDEGLDFLGWRIQRHQKRGTDRQYVYNYPAKKALRSIKAKTKALCRMNVSLPLAVLLHKLNQVLRGWTAYFRPGVSARAFQYLRMIVWRQVFGWLRRKHLGTGWKELRRRYCDGGWWPHDGDVVLFNPGSVVTTRYRPRGTTIPSPWPSTT from the coding sequence GTGAATACGAGTGATCTGCCGCTCGGCTCGTTCCGGGCTGAACGGCGGGTACTGGAGATCCAGACCAAGCTGCACCGTTGGGCGAACGACGATCCTCATCGTCGGTTCGACGATCTGTACAACCTCGTCTGCGATCCCGCGTTCCTGGCCATGGCCTGGGAGCGGGTCGCGGGGAACAAGGGTGCGCGCTCGGCCGGAGTGGATGGCATGACCGTCACCTTCGTCCGGGAACGGATTGGCGAGGCTCAGTTCCTCGCCGAACTGCGGGAGCAGTTGAAATCCCGCAGCTTCCGTCCGGTGCCGGTCAGGGAACGGATGATCCCCAAGCCGGGGTCGCGCAAGCGGCGGCGCCTTGGGATTCCGACCGTGGCCGACCGGGTGGTCCAGGCGGCCTTGAAGCTGGTGCTGGAGCCGATTTTCGAGGCGGACTTTGCGCCGTGCTCGTACGGCTTCAGGCCCAACCGGCGTGCGCATGACGCGATGGCCGAGACGCGCTTTCTGGCATCCAAGACCTACGAGTGGGTGCTGGAGGGCGACATCAAGGCCTGCTTCGACGAGATCTCGCATTCGGCCCTGATCGACCGAGTGCGGGTTCGGATCGGGGACAAGCGCGTGCTCGCGCTGGTGAAGGCGTTCTTGAAGGCGGGCATCCTCACCGAGGTCGGCACCTCCAGGGAGACCGTCACCGGCACTCCGCAGGGCGGGATTCTCTCGCCGCTGCTGGCCAACGTGGCCCTCTCGGTCCTGGACGAGCACTTCACCAAGATCGAGGGCGGACCACAGACCAGCCCGAAGCGACGGTTCACCCGGCGCCAGAAGGGGTTGGCCAACTACCGGTTGATCCGGTACGCGGACGACTTCGTCATTCTGGTCTCGGGCACCCGAGCTCACGCGGAAGCACTGCTTCCCGAAGTGGCGGAGGTCCTCTCCACCGTCGGCCTGCGGCTGTCGGAGGAGAAGACACTGATCACGCACATCGACGAGGGCCTCGACTTCCTCGGCTGGCGCATCCAGCGCCACCAGAAGCGGGGAACCGACCGGCAGTACGTCTACAACTACCCGGCCAAGAAGGCACTTCGGTCCATCAAGGCCAAGACGAAGGCGCTCTGCCGGATGAACGTCAGCCTGCCGCTGGCAGTCCTGCTGCACAAGCTCAACCAAGTGCTGCGGGGCTGGACGGCCTACTTCCGCCCCGGGGTGTCTGCCCGGGCCTTTCAATACCTGCGCATGATCGTCTGGCGTCAGGTCTTCGGATGGCTCCGCCGCAAACACCTCGGAACCGGATGGAAGGAACTCCGCCGCCGCTACTGCGACGGCGGATGGTGGCCACACGACGGCGACGTCGTCCTGTTCAACCCCGGCTCGGTAGTCACCACGCGATACCGGCCCAGAGGGACGACCATTCCGTCGCCCTGGCCCAGCACGACCTGA
- a CDS encoding IS4 family transposase: MPRPGQVKPETDERLSDRIAVGLLTRSFPPELVDRVVAQCGRSGQRNRLLPPRVVVYFVLAMCLFSGQGYEEVARLLTHGLTWAKRWSGSWQVPTTGAISRARAKLGPEPLKALFASVARPLATESTPGAFYGRWRLMAIDGTVFDVPDSQENVAHFGRPKTHRTQRCAYPQVRVVALAECGTHAITTAALGPCTTSELVLARELFGHLGEDDLLLADRGFTGLELWRAASAGGADLLWRIRSHQVLPVREELPDGSYLSEIVAARDHRKRADPEMVRVIEYTLDDPGQDAPYRLITTVLDPDAAPATELAALYHQRWEFENTLDELKTHQRGPAQVLRSRSPEGVEQEVWAHLLVHHAIRTLMHDAAEQAGLDPDRLSFTRSIRLARRQVTAQAAFSP, encoded by the coding sequence ATGCCACGGCCGGGTCAGGTGAAGCCGGAGACGGACGAGCGGTTGTCGGATCGCATCGCGGTCGGGCTGTTGACGCGGTCGTTCCCGCCGGAGCTGGTGGATCGGGTGGTGGCCCAGTGCGGGAGGTCCGGGCAGCGTAACCGGCTGCTGCCGCCGCGCGTGGTGGTCTACTTCGTGCTGGCGATGTGCTTGTTCTCCGGCCAGGGCTACGAAGAGGTCGCTCGGCTGCTGACGCATGGGCTGACCTGGGCGAAGCGCTGGTCGGGGTCGTGGCAGGTACCGACCACGGGGGCGATCTCGAGAGCGCGCGCGAAACTCGGTCCAGAACCGCTGAAGGCCCTGTTCGCCTCGGTGGCCCGGCCGTTGGCCACGGAATCGACACCGGGTGCCTTCTACGGCCGGTGGCGGCTGATGGCCATCGACGGCACAGTCTTCGACGTTCCGGACAGCCAGGAGAACGTGGCGCACTTCGGGCGCCCGAAGACCCACCGCACCCAGCGGTGTGCGTATCCGCAGGTGCGGGTGGTCGCGCTGGCCGAGTGCGGCACCCATGCCATCACCACGGCGGCTCTCGGCCCATGCACCACGTCCGAACTCGTGCTGGCCCGCGAGCTGTTCGGTCACCTGGGCGAGGACGATCTGCTGCTGGCCGACCGCGGCTTCACCGGCCTGGAGCTGTGGCGGGCGGCCTCGGCCGGCGGTGCGGACCTGCTGTGGCGCATCCGTTCCCACCAGGTGCTGCCGGTCCGCGAAGAGCTGCCCGACGGCTCGTACTTGTCAGAGATCGTCGCGGCCAGAGACCACCGCAAGCGTGCCGACCCGGAAATGGTGCGGGTGATCGAGTACACCCTGGACGATCCCGGGCAGGACGCCCCTTACCGGCTGATCACCACGGTCCTCGATCCCGATGCCGCCCCGGCCACCGAGCTGGCCGCCCTCTACCACCAGCGGTGGGAGTTCGAGAACACGCTGGACGAGCTGAAGACCCATCAACGCGGACCTGCCCAGGTCCTGCGCTCCCGCTCACCCGAAGGCGTCGAGCAGGAGGTCTGGGCACACCTGCTGGTCCACCACGCCATCCGCACCCTGATGCACGACGCCGCCGAGCAGGCCGGCCTCGACCCCGACAGGCTCTCCTTCACCCGGAGCATCCGCCTCGCACGACGCCAGGTCACCGCGCAGGCGGCCTTTTCCCCCTGA
- the ltrA gene encoding group II intron reverse transcriptase/maturase — MNEVKASGKPFNISKQSVWEAYEKVRSNKGAAGVDAVSMEEFEKDLKNNLYKIWNHLSSGTYFPPPVRAVEIPKKEGVRILGVPTIGDRIAQTVVAGVLEAKAEPVFHPDSYGYRPGRSAIDAVGRCRERCWKADWVIDLDIRAFFDSVPWDLVLKAVAAHTDPSNPSQSWVLLYVRRWLAAPLQLPDGTRRERDRGTPQGSSVSPVLANLFLHYAFDAWMARNFPAIGFERYVDDAVVHCVSERQARFVLKAIEKRMAEAGLELHPEKTRIVYCQDANRRASYEHTEFTFLGFTFRTRSAVRKDGQMFRSFLPAISGEALRRISSEVRSWRLHHRTSLTEADLARFINPIIRGWMTYYGAFYQSALHPLLERVNAYLMRWMRKKFKRLRGRKKAQTAWNQAVARRPRFFAHWAWTTHAPRVW, encoded by the coding sequence GTGAACGAGGTGAAAGCGTCAGGCAAGCCGTTCAATATTTCCAAGCAGTCCGTCTGGGAGGCGTACGAGAAAGTCAGGTCGAACAAGGGCGCAGCGGGCGTGGATGCGGTGTCGATGGAAGAATTCGAGAAGGATCTGAAGAACAATCTATACAAGATCTGGAATCATCTTTCCTCCGGCACCTATTTTCCGCCTCCGGTGCGTGCGGTGGAGATCCCCAAGAAAGAGGGCGTCCGGATATTGGGCGTGCCCACGATCGGGGATCGTATAGCCCAGACGGTGGTTGCCGGGGTGCTGGAGGCCAAGGCCGAGCCGGTCTTTCATCCCGACTCCTACGGTTACCGTCCTGGGCGGTCGGCGATTGATGCTGTGGGCCGGTGCCGGGAGCGCTGCTGGAAGGCGGACTGGGTCATCGACCTGGATATCCGCGCATTCTTCGACAGCGTTCCGTGGGACCTGGTACTCAAGGCGGTCGCCGCCCACACTGATCCGTCCAATCCGTCCCAGTCCTGGGTCCTGCTGTACGTGCGACGCTGGCTCGCCGCACCGCTGCAACTGCCCGACGGGACACGGCGCGAGCGGGACCGGGGGACGCCCCAGGGCTCCTCGGTCTCGCCGGTCCTCGCCAACCTCTTCCTCCACTACGCCTTCGACGCCTGGATGGCGCGGAACTTCCCCGCCATCGGGTTCGAACGGTACGTGGACGACGCGGTGGTCCACTGCGTCAGCGAACGCCAGGCACGCTTCGTGCTCAAGGCGATCGAGAAGCGGATGGCCGAGGCAGGGCTTGAACTGCACCCGGAGAAGACGCGGATCGTGTACTGCCAGGATGCCAACCGGCGTGCCTCGTACGAGCACACCGAGTTCACCTTCCTGGGATTCACCTTCCGCACCCGCTCCGCGGTACGCAAGGACGGCCAGATGTTCCGGTCGTTCCTCCCCGCCATCAGCGGGGAAGCCCTGCGCAGGATCAGTTCCGAAGTGCGGTCCTGGCGGCTGCACCACCGCACCAGCCTGACCGAAGCAGACCTCGCACGGTTCATCAACCCGATCATTCGCGGGTGGATGACGTACTACGGAGCCTTCTACCAGTCGGCCCTCCATCCCCTCCTGGAACGCGTCAACGCCTACCTGATGCGGTGGATGCGCAAGAAGTTCAAACGGCTGCGGGGCAGGAAGAAAGCCCAAACGGCGTGGAACCAGGCCGTCGCACGGCGACCCCGGTTCTTCGCCCACTGGGCCTGGACCACCCATGCCCCCCGCGTCTGGTGA
- a CDS encoding IS630 family transposase: protein MSALPVASACPITLTASERKRLKTMAYGHKTEHRHRQRAQVVLHAARNRSNARIARETRLHLDTVRTWRGRFAGHRLPALSDRKRSGRPASFTPLQAAQVKALACQLPAESGMPLSRWSAPELAREVVARAIAGAISASTVRRWLKQDALKPWQYQSWIFITDPAFRSRAERVLDLYARIWNGEALGADEYVISADEKTSVQARCRCHPTLAPGQARAMRVNHTYGRGGALAYLAAYDVHHAKIFGRCEPRTGIAPFMALVDQVMTQEPYASAKRVFWVVDNGSSHRGKKAAGRLTAAHPNAVLVHTPVHASWLNQVEIYFSVVQRKVVSPNDFTDLNEVENRLRAFEDRYNATAQPFQWRCTTSDLDDLLARLDRHTADHPEESSATPET from the coding sequence ATGTCTGCCTTGCCCGTTGCCTCCGCCTGCCCGATCACTCTGACCGCCTCCGAGCGCAAGCGGCTCAAGACCATGGCCTACGGTCACAAAACCGAGCACCGGCACCGCCAGCGCGCCCAGGTCGTCCTGCACGCGGCCCGGAACCGCTCCAACGCCCGCATCGCCCGGGAGACCAGGCTGCACCTGGACACCGTCCGCACCTGGCGCGGCCGATTTGCCGGGCACCGGCTGCCCGCCCTGTCCGACCGCAAGCGCTCCGGCCGTCCGGCCTCCTTCACGCCGCTGCAGGCCGCCCAGGTCAAGGCCCTGGCCTGTCAGCTGCCCGCCGAGAGCGGGATGCCGCTGTCGCGCTGGTCGGCCCCGGAGCTGGCCCGCGAGGTCGTCGCCCGCGCCATCGCCGGCGCGATCTCCGCCTCCACCGTGCGGCGTTGGCTCAAGCAGGACGCGCTCAAGCCCTGGCAGTACCAGTCCTGGATCTTCATCACCGACCCCGCCTTCCGCTCCAGGGCCGAGCGCGTGCTCGACCTCTATGCCCGCATCTGGAACGGCGAAGCGCTCGGCGCGGACGAGTACGTGATCAGTGCGGATGAGAAGACCTCCGTCCAGGCCCGCTGCCGCTGCCACCCCACCCTGGCCCCTGGGCAGGCCAGGGCGATGCGGGTGAACCACACCTACGGACGCGGTGGAGCGCTGGCCTACCTGGCCGCCTACGACGTCCACCACGCGAAGATCTTCGGCCGCTGCGAGCCGAGAACCGGCATCGCCCCGTTCATGGCCCTGGTCGACCAGGTCATGACCCAAGAGCCCTACGCCAGCGCGAAACGCGTGTTCTGGGTCGTGGACAACGGCTCCTCCCACCGCGGCAAGAAGGCCGCCGGCCGGCTCACCGCCGCCCACCCGAACGCGGTCCTCGTCCACACCCCGGTCCACGCCTCCTGGTTAAACCAGGTGGAGATCTACTTCTCCGTCGTGCAGCGCAAGGTCGTCTCGCCCAACGACTTCACCGACCTCAACGAGGTCGAGAACCGGCTCCGAGCCTTCGAAGACCGCTACAACGCCACGGCACAGCCGTTCCAATGGAGGTGCACCACCTCCGACCTGGACGATCTGCTGGCCAGGCTCGACCGGCACACCGCCGATCACCCAGAAGAATCCTCCGCGACGCCGGAAACATGA